Part of the Bacillus cabrialesii genome is shown below.
TCGTCAGGATCAGCTGTCATGGCTGTCTTGATGAGAAAATAGCCGATGGCTGAGAAAATAATGGCGCGGGCGATATTGCCTGCGCGCCCGGTGTTTTTTGCGATGCATATCATCTGTTTGTTCATTTTTGACGTATCGAATTCTTTCATAAATGCCGCCCGGACGCCCTTCACAAATTGAACAATCGCAAATAGGATAAAAACCGCACCCGTAAGCCCTGTGAACCATTGGCCGAACGGCTGCGCTAATACATAAGCGGACCACGTCTGTTCCGAAGTGCTGCCGTCCCCTTTGCCAAACACAAATCGCAAAGCATTCCAAGCAATGGATGCGTAAACGGCGGCGCTGAAAAAGTTTCCCGTTCTCCGCGACAGGCCTCGCCTGCTTGTTCCGTGGCCCTCCGTATCCTTGAGGGCGCTCAGCACCATCCATATCACATAACCGATAAGACCGACGCCAATGAGAAA
Proteins encoded:
- a CDS encoding DUF1206 domain-containing protein, which codes for MAVKDQCMSKIKQETKPWIKRFGRLGYFAFGGVFILLGILAFMTAAGAGGAKDSSGALQTLSRMPYGSFLLFLIGVGLIGYVIWMVLSALKDTEGHGTSRRGLSRRTGNFFSAAVYASIAWNALRFVFGKGDGSTSEQTWSAYVLAQPFGQWFTGLTGAVFILFAIVQFVKGVRAAFMKEFDTSKMNKQMICIAKNTGRAGNIARAIIFSAIGYFLIKTAMTADPDDTRGFDGALAELAQQPHGKMILSILASGLILYGMYAMMKGIYQHMTWEK